A single Thermodesulfobacteriota bacterium DNA region contains:
- a CDS encoding DUF484 family protein codes for MQNQSNKELIEQIKLNDETTRKFFEIEKRILSILNYKDLFETLLDEIKKKFSMPYVWISLIDKSEVMRFIEHLESSEILKQNMNVVDKNTFLKLIGTNTTPILINDNLKAFAELIPRQDRYTIRSIAISPISFDGEIIGSLNQAHILPGHFKPGLDTSSLEQLAVKVSVCLSNVTAHEKLKFLAYTDPLTGLLNRRAMESALKREFNREKRYKRTLSVVFIDLDDFKSVNDMYGHDRGDELLKYVANQLFNISRDTDVVARFAGDEFIFILPETSATSTKTLMYRLQDYFMRHPLSTAETTIPVSISFGVASTEDKSIKNPDMLLKKADEMLYVAKAARKKTAMKK; via the coding sequence ATGCAAAATCAAAGCAACAAAGAACTTATCGAGCAAATTAAGCTGAACGATGAGACGACCCGAAAGTTTTTTGAAATTGAAAAGCGAATTCTTTCAATTTTAAATTATAAAGATCTTTTTGAAACCCTGTTGGATGAAATCAAAAAGAAATTCAGTATGCCTTATGTCTGGATTTCCCTTATTGATAAAAGCGAAGTCATGCGTTTCATAGAACATCTTGAAAGTTCCGAGATCTTAAAACAAAACATGAATGTGGTTGATAAAAATACTTTTTTAAAATTGATCGGCACCAACACAACCCCCATCCTTATTAATGATAACTTGAAAGCTTTCGCTGAGCTTATTCCCCGGCAGGACAGATATACCATCCGCTCTATTGCCATATCGCCCATTTCTTTTGACGGAGAGATAATCGGAAGTTTAAATCAGGCGCACATTTTACCCGGACATTTCAAACCGGGACTGGATACAAGTTCCCTTGAGCAACTGGCAGTAAAAGTCTCTGTTTGTTTGTCTAATGTGACCGCTCATGAGAAGTTGAAGTTTCTCGCCTACACCGACCCGTTAACAGGCTTGCTTAACCGCAGGGCGATGGAAAGTGCACTCAAAAGGGAGTTCAACCGTGAAAAGCGCTATAAGAGAACACTTTCGGTCGTTTTTATAGACCTTGACGATTTCAAAAGCGTGAACGATATGTATGGACATGATCGGGGCGATGAACTGCTAAAGTACGTGGCGAATCAATTGTTCAATATAAGCAGGGACACGGATGTGGTGGCAAGATTTGCCGGAGACGAGTTCATTTTTATCCTTCCGGAGACTTCGGCTACAAGCACAAAAACTCTGATGTATCGTCTCCAGGATTATTTCATGCGCCACCCTTTGAGTACAGCAGAAACCACAATCCCCGTCTCCATCAGTTTCGGTGTTGCATCCACTGAAGACAAGTCAATTAAAAACCCGGACATGCTTTTAAAAAAAGCAGACGAAATGTTGTATGTAGCAAAAGCTGCCAGGAAAAAGACTGCTATGAAAAAATAA
- a CDS encoding MBL fold metallo-hydrolase has translation MVITNPGKVTDRILLLGVNESSVYILKGKDEYAVLGGGMVHMVPEMIEQLKQFQIEEERIKRIFILHSHFDHCGVVPFLKKHWPWAKITASQRAKELLAAPKVIEAIQFMNQALLKEKEREDQAKDLGLGFSGIQVEEVVKEGDKIPCGDLTIEIIEVPGHSSCSIAAYVAEEKAMFGSDAGGIPFGDQIFTCANSNFDKYQESLEKMAGYEIDVYLAEHYGARTGKDASSFLNRSIDFAKNARAVLEASYARTKDINQSTEEMTDMLMENAPDDFLHRDIIALVTGQMLRYISKQQ, from the coding sequence ATGGTAATCACCAACCCCGGGAAAGTGACCGATAGAATTCTGCTGCTGGGTGTTAACGAATCATCTGTTTATATTCTAAAAGGGAAAGATGAATACGCCGTTTTGGGCGGCGGCATGGTCCATATGGTTCCGGAAATGATTGAGCAGCTTAAGCAATTTCAAATTGAAGAAGAGAGGATAAAGCGAATCTTTATTTTGCATTCCCATTTTGATCACTGCGGGGTGGTTCCTTTTTTAAAAAAACACTGGCCGTGGGCCAAGATCACAGCATCTCAAAGGGCAAAAGAACTGTTGGCTGCCCCTAAGGTGATAGAAGCCATTCAATTTATGAATCAGGCACTTTTAAAGGAAAAGGAAAGGGAGGATCAGGCCAAAGACCTGGGACTCGGGTTCTCAGGAATCCAGGTGGAAGAGGTGGTTAAAGAAGGGGATAAAATTCCATGCGGTGACCTGACCATTGAAATAATAGAGGTCCCCGGCCACTCTTCTTGTTCCATCGCCGCCTACGTGGCAGAAGAAAAAGCCATGTTTGGGTCCGATGCTGGAGGAATTCCTTTTGGAGACCAGATTTTCACCTGTGCAAATTCCAATTTTGACAAATACCAGGAAAGCCTGGAAAAGATGGCAGGATATGAAATCGACGTTTATCTTGCCGAACATTATGGCGCCAGAACCGGCAAAGACGCCAGCAGTTTCCTGAACAGATCAATCGATTTCGCCAAAAATGCCAGAGCTGTTCTTGAAGCATCTTATGCCCGAACCAAAGATATAAACCAGAGCACGGAAGAAATGACAGACATGCTGATGGAAAATGCGCCAGATGATTTTCTGCATAGAGATATTATTGCTCTGGTAACCGGACAGATGCTAAGATATATTTCCAAACAACAATGA
- a CDS encoding TRAP transporter substrate-binding protein, whose translation MALKRLVIVILVCMVSFGLLVGPAMAKKKPSLDAWKAKFDPSTAKYKCIVSNVSHPVLKGTYAGFAIRDELWKRTNGQIYVDYKPFSMLGGEVEVLNQLQMGAIQGMGCSSVASTNLGPRFGLVNLPFLINSFDKLDKFVKSGKLFDHFMMAMDHQGIIGIDISSYGNYGWATTIPVKTIADAKKVKFRIAEAAVNKLSYKAWGFNPVVMPWPDVPVALKQGVITGLDHTLTVCSVTKKFEVAKYYTQLNYAQGLFIWIFNKAWYNKLPKDLQKIFKETVHDVCAKARKADIQQEADQIKAATEKYGVKFFKLSDKEMRSLAKKSNSVHKKFAPEINKLYKGDKYRPKNYLKEVQKYMGY comes from the coding sequence ATGGCATTAAAAAGATTGGTAATTGTTATTTTGGTATGTATGGTTAGCTTTGGTTTGCTGGTTGGTCCGGCAATGGCAAAAAAGAAACCATCTCTGGATGCATGGAAAGCTAAATTTGATCCTTCAACTGCAAAATACAAATGCATAGTTTCCAATGTGTCCCATCCGGTGCTTAAGGGGACTTACGCCGGGTTTGCCATTCGGGACGAACTGTGGAAAAGGACGAACGGCCAGATTTATGTCGATTACAAGCCATTTTCCATGCTTGGCGGAGAGGTGGAGGTTTTAAACCAATTGCAGATGGGCGCCATCCAGGGTATGGGCTGTAGTTCTGTGGCATCGACAAATCTGGGTCCCAGATTCGGTCTGGTAAACCTGCCCTTTCTGATTAATTCTTTTGATAAATTGGACAAATTTGTCAAAAGCGGAAAGCTTTTTGATCATTTCATGATGGCCATGGATCATCAGGGTATCATAGGTATTGATATCAGTAGTTATGGTAATTATGGCTGGGCAACGACCATACCGGTTAAAACTATTGCAGACGCTAAAAAGGTTAAATTTCGTATTGCTGAGGCAGCGGTTAACAAGCTGTCTTACAAGGCATGGGGATTCAATCCTGTGGTTATGCCATGGCCTGATGTACCTGTAGCACTTAAGCAGGGGGTTATTACAGGTCTTGATCATACACTTACAGTGTGCAGTGTTACCAAGAAATTTGAGGTGGCTAAGTATTATACACAGCTTAATTATGCCCAGGGCCTTTTCATTTGGATCTTTAATAAGGCATGGTATAACAAACTTCCCAAGGACCTTCAAAAAATATTCAAAGAGACCGTGCATGATGTATGCGCAAAGGCCCGTAAGGCGGATATACAACAGGAAGCGGATCAGATTAAAGCGGCAACGGAGAAATATGGTGTAAAATTCTTTAAATTGTCTGATAAAGAAATGAGGAGCTTGGCCAAAAAGTCAAATTCGGTTCACAAAAAATTTGCTCCTGAAATCAACAAGCTTTACAAAGGGGACAAATACCGACCTAAAAATTACCTGAAAGAAGTTCAGAAATATATGGGCTATTAG
- a CDS encoding TRAP transporter small permease, which yields MLGKILDFLDKILTFFEEWTLFITVMVALIALFFNVVLRYGFNYSLAWSEELVREVIIYTTFIGCSAAVKNRSMIKIDASVQLLPKLKMSLTYFSNFVTIIFSGMMIYYGWLMVALQVRTHQKTIIMQIPLAYLYAILPLMGIMMLIRTIQVIHQDFTEQRAKKSPE from the coding sequence ATGTTAGGAAAGATTCTGGACTTTTTAGACAAGATATTGACCTTTTTTGAGGAGTGGACGCTTTTTATTACTGTAATGGTAGCGTTGATTGCACTCTTTTTTAACGTGGTTTTAAGATACGGGTTTAATTATTCCCTGGCCTGGTCGGAGGAACTGGTCAGAGAGGTGATTATTTACACCACTTTTATCGGCTGCAGCGCTGCTGTAAAAAATCGTTCCATGATCAAAATTGATGCTTCTGTTCAGCTTTTACCCAAGCTGAAAATGTCGCTGACTTATTTCAGTAATTTTGTAACCATAATCTTTTCAGGCATGATGATTTATTATGGCTGGCTCATGGTAGCGCTTCAGGTGCGTACACATCAAAAGACCATTATCATGCAGATCCCACTGGCATATCTTTACGCAATACTGCCGCTTATGGGGATAATGATGCTGATTCGCACCATCCAGGTTATCCATCAGGACTTTACCGAACAACGGGCCAAGAAATCACCGGAATAA
- a CDS encoding TRAP transporter large permease gives MEFSHLIILLILLGCMATYIPVFMCLFFTAVLGFIFFTDLPPLLLAQSLFRSMDKFALVVVLFFILCGNIMTAGTIVEKLIKVANSLVSWLPGGLGMAGVLACGLFGAISGSTVATVVALGGFMIPALLDNGYPEKYTLGLMTTSPNLGVIIPPSIGMILYSMISNVSLEGLFLTGFLPGILIILGTCFYSYFFFRKKKEIVRMPVPSNREVLAVLKEGFWSLMLPIIIFGGIFSGAFTANEAAVVACVYAFIVEIFIHKSMKLSQAKKITVNSAVTSATLLIIVAGATCFGRLLTLEDIPGKITEAVLAAISSPVVFLLAMNVLLIFIGMFMDIISATMILGPVFLPMLDAFNISWMHFGLIMTVNLGIGYCTPPMGVSLYITGAIANRDIVYVSKAVMPFIAIQIAVLLFMTYMPDAVLWLPKVMGFLE, from the coding sequence ATGGAATTCAGTCACCTTATTATCCTGCTGATTCTTTTAGGATGCATGGCAACCTATATTCCTGTGTTCATGTGCCTTTTCTTTACAGCGGTACTGGGATTTATTTTTTTTACCGACCTGCCGCCTCTCCTTCTTGCCCAAAGCCTCTTCAGGAGTATGGACAAGTTCGCCCTTGTTGTTGTTCTCTTCTTTATATTATGCGGCAATATTATGACAGCCGGCACTATTGTGGAAAAGCTTATCAAAGTTGCAAATTCACTTGTGAGCTGGCTTCCCGGCGGTCTTGGCATGGCCGGTGTTTTAGCATGCGGGCTGTTCGGTGCCATCTCAGGCTCAACAGTAGCAACTGTGGTGGCCCTGGGCGGATTTATGATTCCGGCTCTCCTCGATAACGGATACCCGGAAAAATACACTCTTGGTCTTATGACCACATCTCCTAATCTGGGTGTGATTATTCCTCCGAGTATCGGGATGATTCTTTACAGCATGATCAGCAATGTATCTTTGGAAGGGCTGTTTTTGACCGGCTTTCTCCCCGGGATTTTGATCATTCTGGGCACATGTTTTTATTCTTATTTCTTTTTTAGAAAAAAGAAAGAAATCGTTCGTATGCCGGTACCAAGTAACAGGGAAGTTCTGGCTGTATTAAAAGAAGGATTCTGGTCACTCATGTTGCCAATTATTATCTTTGGCGGGATTTTTTCCGGTGCTTTCACTGCCAATGAAGCCGCTGTTGTGGCCTGTGTCTATGCCTTTATTGTGGAGATTTTTATACACAAATCCATGAAACTGAGCCAGGCAAAAAAGATTACAGTCAATTCTGCCGTGACATCTGCAACTCTTTTGATCATCGTGGCAGGGGCTACCTGCTTTGGACGGCTCCTCACTCTCGAAGATATCCCAGGAAAGATCACCGAAGCCGTGCTTGCAGCAATCAGCTCACCTGTTGTTTTCCTTTTAGCTATGAATGTTCTGCTTATTTTTATAGGTATGTTCATGGATATCATTTCTGCAACAATGATCCTGGGTCCTGTATTTTTGCCCATGCTGGATGCATTTAATATAAGCTGGATGCATTTTGGTTTGATTATGACGGTAAACCTTGGTATCGGGTATTGTACACCTCCCATGGGAGTCAGTTTATACATTACAGGAGCTATTGCCAACAGGGATATTGTCTATGTGTCCAAGGCTGTCATGCCGTTTATCGCTATACAAATTGCCGTATTGCTTTTTATGACATACATGCCTGATGCGGTTTTATGGCTACCAAAGGTTATGGGTTTCTTGGAATAA
- a CDS encoding amino acid-binding protein: MKLKQIVISIENSPGRLLEVTRTLGEAGINLRALNLVDTGAFGQLRLLVSDIVSARRILMEMQIPAFVNEVIAAEIEDKPGSLAKLLEPLGEVNINVVFMYAFIGFSSEKAVMIFRFSDNDKAIEVLQAGGIKLLDAKAFGIL; encoded by the coding sequence ATGAAGCTAAAGCAAATAGTAATATCTATTGAAAATTCACCCGGACGCCTTTTAGAAGTTACGAGAACTCTTGGTGAAGCCGGAATTAATTTAAGGGCGTTGAATCTGGTAGATACCGGTGCCTTTGGCCAGCTTCGGCTTCTGGTTTCCGATATAGTTTCCGCCAGGCGAATTTTGATGGAAATGCAAATTCCTGCATTTGTAAATGAGGTCATTGCGGCTGAAATTGAAGATAAACCGGGAAGCCTGGCCAAGTTGCTTGAACCGCTCGGAGAGGTCAATATAAACGTGGTTTTCATGTATGCGTTTATAGGTTTTTCATCCGAAAAGGCGGTAATGATTTTTCGTTTCAGTGATAACGACAAAGCCATCGAGGTTCTTCAGGCCGGCGGAATAAAGCTGCTTGATGCCAAAGCCTTTGGAATTCTATAA
- a CDS encoding PAS domain S-box protein, translating into MNEPLSNHPVRNEELEIERDRYRVFIEDVADGFFETNLRGNFIFFNDAMCRIFGFSREEIKDRNFREFMDEKNAQVAYESFNKLYSSGKGVTDIIWEINRKNGQICILEISSNLIIDKNGEKTGFRGIARDVTEKHLAQKRAIESEQLAQKQYEASRRAENRYRAFLKFLPDPVFVFNLDSTVVYLNPAFEKVFGWNLKELKGKQIPFVPYFLKEETRQGIQNLLEEKVVNNFETKRLTKDGRLLDIIIDGAVFLDENKKPAGQVITLRDVTQEKRIALSNQTLFRIAKALHHYRGLDGLLAFITKETQNLIAVEGSSVILLDEEKKEFYFFAATYDDKVAGKKFKEIRFPVDKGVAGQVYRTGKPLIVSDTSKSRYFFHGVDEKSDYQTRNMVDVPIKIQDRMIGVLCAVNKKEGEFDQTDVDLMSTIANTAALPIENARINQELKRSYEEVKSLNRAKDRVIHHLSHELKTPISVMSASMGLLQKRLSALKDRSWENIFTRAKRNINRILDMQCVIEDILRERNYKTYHMLSTLLDACTDELEVLISEELGKEDAVKKIRRRIEELFGPRESIPQQIRLNDFISDKIEKLRPMFAHRRCQLITKVEPVQLISIPPDVLGKIVAGLIRNAVENTPDSGRIEVTVSQGNTGPEFTVKDFGVGITDENQRLIFDNYFTTYEIMNYSSRKPYDFMAGGKGFDLLRIKIFSERYNFKLEMVSTRCGFIPQQEDFCVGNVNDCEHIKSQKDCLNSGGTTMTIKFPPVEQGSLSDNSGLNNETNK; encoded by the coding sequence ATGAACGAACCTCTATCAAACCATCCTGTCAGAAACGAAGAACTTGAAATCGAGCGGGATCGTTATCGGGTATTTATCGAAGATGTGGCGGATGGCTTTTTCGAAACCAACCTTCGGGGGAATTTTATTTTTTTTAACGATGCCATGTGCCGTATTTTCGGGTTTTCGCGAGAAGAGATCAAAGACCGTAATTTTCGGGAATTCATGGATGAAAAAAATGCGCAAGTTGCCTATGAGAGCTTTAACAAGCTCTATAGCAGCGGCAAAGGTGTGACGGACATTATATGGGAGATTAATAGAAAAAACGGACAGATCTGTATCTTGGAGATTTCTTCTAACCTGATTATTGATAAAAATGGCGAAAAAACCGGGTTTAGGGGCATTGCCCGCGATGTGACCGAAAAGCACCTGGCCCAAAAGCGTGCCATCGAGTCTGAACAACTTGCCCAGAAACAGTATGAGGCAAGTCGCCGTGCTGAAAATCGCTACCGCGCGTTCCTTAAATTTTTGCCTGATCCGGTTTTTGTTTTCAACCTGGACAGCACGGTGGTTTATTTGAACCCTGCTTTTGAGAAAGTTTTTGGGTGGAACCTTAAGGAACTGAAAGGCAAGCAGATTCCCTTTGTCCCCTATTTTTTAAAGGAAGAGACACGTCAGGGAATTCAGAATCTGCTTGAAGAAAAGGTCGTTAACAACTTTGAAACGAAAAGATTGACCAAAGACGGGCGATTGCTTGATATCATCATTGACGGTGCCGTTTTTTTGGATGAAAATAAAAAACCGGCCGGCCAGGTGATCACCCTCAGGGATGTGACACAGGAAAAGCGGATTGCTTTGAGCAATCAAACCCTGTTTCGAATTGCAAAGGCGCTCCATCACTACCGGGGTCTGGATGGACTGTTGGCTTTCATTACCAAAGAAACTCAAAATCTGATCGCTGTGGAAGGATCGTCCGTTATTCTGCTTGATGAAGAGAAAAAAGAGTTTTATTTTTTTGCAGCCACTTATGATGACAAGGTAGCAGGAAAAAAGTTTAAAGAGATCCGGTTTCCGGTAGATAAAGGAGTGGCAGGACAGGTCTACAGGACAGGGAAACCGTTGATTGTCTCGGATACATCTAAAAGTCGGTATTTTTTCCATGGGGTGGATGAAAAATCAGATTATCAGACCAGAAACATGGTTGACGTCCCCATAAAGATTCAGGACCGGATGATCGGTGTGTTGTGCGCCGTTAATAAAAAAGAAGGGGAATTTGATCAGACGGATGTTGATTTGATGAGTACCATTGCAAATACTGCCGCCCTTCCCATTGAAAATGCCAGGATTAACCAGGAACTCAAACGTTCTTACGAGGAGGTAAAGAGCTTAAACCGAGCAAAAGATCGGGTCATTCATCATCTTTCCCATGAACTAAAAACACCGATTTCCGTTATGTCCGCCTCTATGGGTCTTTTGCAAAAAAGGCTTTCGGCGCTTAAGGATCGGAGCTGGGAAAATATTTTCACTAGAGCGAAAAGAAACATCAATCGTATTCTTGACATGCAATGCGTGATAGAAGATATCCTGCGAGAAAGAAATTACAAAACATACCATATGCTTTCCACCCTCCTTGACGCATGTACTGATGAACTGGAGGTGTTGATATCTGAGGAACTGGGCAAAGAGGATGCGGTTAAAAAGATACGACGGCGCATTGAGGAACTGTTTGGACCCCGAGAATCTATTCCCCAACAAATAAGGCTGAATGACTTTATCAGTGATAAGATTGAGAAGCTGCGACCAATGTTTGCCCACCGTAGGTGTCAACTGATAACAAAAGTGGAACCGGTTCAACTGATATCCATTCCTCCGGATGTCCTGGGGAAGATCGTAGCGGGTTTGATTCGGAACGCGGTGGAAAATACACCGGATTCAGGGAGAATTGAAGTGACGGTAAGTCAGGGAAATACAGGACCAGAATTTACCGTAAAAGACTTCGGTGTTGGGATCACCGATGAAAACCAGCGGCTTATTTTTGATAATTATTTTACCACTTACGAAATCATGAACTATTCATCCCGGAAACCTTATGATTTTATGGCTGGCGGCAAAGGGTTTGATTTGCTTCGCATAAAGATATTTTCCGAAAGGTACAATTTCAAACTAGAGATGGTTTCCACCCGGTGTGGTTTTATTCCCCAACAAGAAGATTTTTGTGTTGGCAATGTGAATGATTGTGAGCATATAAAAAGCCAAAAAGACTGTTTAAATTCAGGGGGAACAACAATGACCATAAAGTTTCCACCTGTCGAACAGGGGTCTTTAAGTGATAATAGTGGATTAAACAATGAAACAAATAAATAA
- a CDS encoding HAMP domain-containing sensor histidine kinase, which yields MKQINNKQKNAKPDSPQHFFREIEVEFLIHELKDPVSIIETGVRTLLEKRDKFGTLSSRQEKTLKRILRNSNKARAMLNSLLEIGRSEAGSFYCCHFQPEKTAYVILMDALGTIGGNICEQFRTCSEEREAVELLSRHGIFLDIAPQVTDIKMYQDETKFRQIVGNLIKNALHYRKERIEIKVDIKKDHLIVDVIDDGPGIDPEHHQVIFQRYKQVKESSASPRGGHGLGLAGALIMARCLGGDIELKSKKGKGANFRLLLPVSFKNDDEERGRL from the coding sequence ATGAAACAAATAAATAACAAACAAAAAAATGCTAAACCCGATTCCCCGCAGCACTTCTTTCGTGAAATAGAAGTCGAGTTTTTGATCCATGAGTTAAAAGACCCTGTTTCAATTATTGAGACAGGTGTTCGCACTCTCCTGGAGAAAAGAGATAAATTTGGCACACTGTCATCCCGCCAGGAAAAGACCCTGAAACGTATTTTGCGAAACTCCAATAAAGCCCGTGCCATGTTGAATAGCTTACTGGAGATCGGAAGATCTGAAGCAGGCAGTTTTTACTGTTGTCATTTTCAGCCGGAAAAGACTGCCTACGTTATATTGATGGATGCTTTGGGGACCATTGGGGGGAATATTTGTGAGCAGTTCAGGACATGCAGCGAAGAAAGAGAAGCTGTTGAATTATTATCGCGTCACGGGATTTTTCTTGATATTGCTCCTCAGGTGACGGATATTAAGATGTATCAGGATGAAACAAAATTCAGGCAGATTGTGGGAAATCTGATAAAAAATGCGCTTCATTACCGTAAAGAGCGGATTGAAATAAAAGTGGATATCAAAAAAGATCATCTGATTGTTGATGTTATAGACGATGGCCCCGGCATTGATCCTGAGCATCACCAGGTAATCTTTCAACGTTATAAACAGGTGAAGGAATCTTCCGCATCTCCGCGGGGGGGGCACGGGCTGGGTCTGGCAGGAGCGCTCATTATGGCAAGGTGCCTTGGAGGGGATATAGAACTAAAAAGTAAAAAGGGAAAAGGGGCCAACTTCAGGCTGCTTCTTCCGGTTTCCTTTAAAAACGACGATGAGGAAAGAGGACGGCTTTAA
- a CDS encoding response regulator — translation MTQSESILKGKNILAVDDEEDILETIEDILDEANVEFAGDYKNASKKIKDNRYDLVILDIMGVDGLKLLEEAVDREIPAVMLTAHAINPETLMESIRKGAISYLPKETLSELDVLLSDILGAHEKGNPTWKLLFDKLGDYFNERFGPDWKEKDKDFWSDFSRTYMISKGIQKRLLSDKKILEKGI, via the coding sequence ATGACACAATCCGAATCAATTCTCAAAGGTAAAAATATCCTGGCGGTGGATGATGAAGAAGATATCCTGGAAACCATTGAAGACATTTTAGATGAGGCAAATGTTGAGTTTGCAGGTGACTATAAAAATGCGTCTAAAAAAATTAAAGACAACCGGTATGATCTGGTTATCTTGGACATCATGGGTGTTGATGGACTCAAGTTGCTGGAAGAAGCTGTTGACCGGGAAATTCCAGCGGTGATGCTTACTGCCCATGCCATAAATCCTGAAACCTTGATGGAATCGATTCGCAAGGGAGCGATCTCATATCTTCCCAAAGAGACTCTTTCCGAATTGGATGTGCTTTTAAGCGATATCCTTGGCGCTCATGAAAAAGGGAATCCCACCTGGAAACTGCTATTCGACAAACTGGGTGATTATTTTAATGAAAGGTTCGGACCGGACTGGAAAGAAAAAGATAAGGACTTCTGGTCTGATTTCAGCCGTACCTATATGATCAGCAAGGGGATTCAGAAACGACTTTTAAGCGATAAAAAGATCCTGGAAAAGGGTATTTAA
- a CDS encoding four helix bundle protein encodes MKVWQKSYQLRLEIYRITAKFPKEERYGLTSQIRRSVVSIPSNIAEGYGRKTTLDYIRMLYISYGSVCELETQILLAGDLDLI; translated from the coding sequence TTGAAAGTCTGGCAAAAGTCATACCAACTCCGTTTAGAGATATATAGAATAACGGCAAAATTCCCAAAAGAAGAAAGATACGGTCTGACTTCACAGATCAGAAGATCGGTTGTTTCTATTCCTTCAAATATAGCAGAAGGATATGGAAGAAAGACAACCTTGGATTATATTAGAATGCTTTACATATCTTATGGCTCTGTGTGCGAATTGGAGACACAGATATTATTAGCAGGGGATTTAGATTTAATTTAA
- a CDS encoding PaaI family thioesterase produces MDQAVKQCILKAVKKEPYAQALNMELVELEKGFSAVEMIYNPEIMNNIYQRAHGGAIYSLIDEAFETAGQTDGTIAVALNINVTYVSSPKTGVRLRAEAQKVSQTKKTAVYDIKVKDADGQLIAICQALAFCTGKPIPFLEK; encoded by the coding sequence ATGGACCAGGCGGTTAAACAGTGTATTTTGAAAGCAGTAAAAAAGGAGCCTTATGCCCAGGCGTTGAACATGGAGTTGGTTGAATTGGAGAAAGGATTTTCTGCGGTGGAAATGATTTATAACCCGGAAATCATGAACAACATCTACCAAAGGGCACACGGGGGGGCCATATACTCCCTTATTGATGAGGCCTTTGAAACTGCAGGGCAAACAGACGGAACCATAGCCGTGGCATTAAACATAAATGTGACTTATGTATCGAGCCCGAAAACAGGAGTACGCCTGCGGGCCGAAGCACAGAAAGTCAGCCAGACCAAAAAAACCGCTGTCTATGATATCAAGGTTAAAGATGCGGATGGCCAGTTAATTGCTATTTGCCAGGCCCTGGCATTTTGTACCGGCAAGCCGATTCCTTTTCTGGAAAAATAA
- a CDS encoding TRAP transporter substrate-binding protein, with protein sequence MKRKIFLFLAVAFIGLAFIVTGVTTAEAKTLKLTYSCFFPPTHIQSKLAESWSKEVGKRTDGRIKVEYYAGQTLTKAKQCYDGTVEGISDLGFSVLAYTRGRFPLMSAVDLPLGYTSGKVATEVINRVYKKFKPKELSDVKVMYLHAHGPGLVHTKGKAVRTLKDMKGLKLRGHGTSALVVKALGGTPVPMPMPETYQSIQKGVVSGSVYPLEANKGWKLGEVTDYVTCAFSAAYTTSFFVVMNKDKWNKIAKKDQKIIEQINEEWIIKHGEAWDSSDMKGIKFFLNQGGQMIGLDKREAQKWEKAVAPIIGDYVKKTEAKGLPAQKVVDFTIKTLNSLQ encoded by the coding sequence ATGAAAAGAAAAATCTTTTTATTCTTGGCGGTTGCATTCATCGGATTGGCCTTTATCGTCACCGGGGTCACCACGGCTGAAGCCAAAACCTTAAAACTTACCTACAGTTGTTTTTTCCCACCCACCCACATCCAGAGTAAATTAGCCGAATCATGGTCCAAGGAAGTTGGAAAACGGACCGATGGTAGAATTAAAGTCGAATATTATGCCGGACAGACCCTGACCAAGGCCAAACAGTGTTATGACGGGACCGTAGAGGGGATTTCTGATTTGGGTTTTTCCGTTCTGGCATATACCCGCGGCCGATTTCCTCTGATGTCGGCGGTTGATTTGCCTTTGGGATATACCAGCGGGAAAGTGGCCACCGAAGTCATCAACCGGGTGTATAAGAAATTCAAACCCAAGGAACTTTCCGATGTAAAGGTGATGTATCTGCATGCCCATGGTCCGGGACTGGTTCACACCAAAGGCAAGGCGGTGAGAACGCTCAAGGATATGAAGGGTCTCAAGCTGAGGGGACACGGAACCAGTGCACTGGTGGTAAAGGCACTTGGAGGAACACCTGTTCCCATGCCAATGCCTGAGACTTATCAGTCCATTCAGAAAGGTGTGGTTAGTGGGTCAGTATATCCCCTTGAAGCCAATAAGGGATGGAAACTGGGAGAAGTGACCGATTATGTGACCTGTGCATTTTCTGCAGCCTATACCACATCATTTTTCGTAGTAATGAATAAGGATAAATGGAACAAAATAGCCAAAAAAGATCAGAAAATTATCGAGCAGATCAACGAAGAATGGATTATAAAACATGGCGAAGCCTGGGACAGCAGTGATATGAAAGGGATTAAATTCTTTTTAAATCAGGGCGGACAGATGATCGGCCTTGATAAAAGAGAAGCCCAAAAATGGGAAAAGGCGGTGGCTCCCATTATTGGTGATTATGTGAAAAAGACAGAAGCAAAGGGCCTTCCGGCTCAAAAGGTCGTTGATTTTACCATCAAGACCCTAAACAGTCTGCAATAG